The proteins below come from a single Miscanthus floridulus cultivar M001 chromosome 1, ASM1932011v1, whole genome shotgun sequence genomic window:
- the LOC136495635 gene encoding ACT domain-containing protein ACR4-like isoform X2 yields MAALADGEAAYSSRDSDDEYQKFIQKMNPPRVTIDNTSCPNATVIHVDSANKYGVLLEVVQVLTDLKLIVKKAYISSDGVFNVTNQSGHKIMDESVLQCIKDYIYKSIGPDSCFLPSRRRAIGVEPSSDYTLIELTGTDRPGLLSEVSAVLTNLECNVVNAELWTHNERAAAVMQVTDRKSGLAISDAERLSRIKERLCNVFKGRSRDAKTTVAMGITHTERRLHQMMLEDRDYERHDKDRASASPTSMVSVVNWLQKDYSVVTIRCKDRPKLLFDTVCTLTDMQYVVFHGSVDTEGPDAYQDYYIRHIDGSPVNSEAERKRIIQCLEAAIERRVSEGLKLELSTGDRVGLLSDVTRIFRENGLTVTRAEVSTKGDKAINTFYVRDAAGSSVELKTLEAIRQEIGQTVLQVKGHPDQPKSLTQDSPTRFLFSSLFRPRSLCNLGLTGS; encoded by the exons ATGG CAGCATTAGCAGATGGAGAGGCGGCTTATTCTTCTAGGGATAGTGACGATGAGTACCAGAAATTCATTCAAAAGATGAACCCTCCAAG GGTCACTATTGACAACACCTCATGTCCAAATGCTACAGTTATTCAT GTGGACAGCGCCAACAAGTATGGGGTACTATTGGAGGTAGTGCAGGTCCTCACCGACCTCAAACTCATAGTCAAGAAAGCATACATATCCTCAGACGGAG TCTTCAATGTGACGAACCAAAGTGGGCACAAGATAATGGACGAATCTGTACTACAATGTATAAAAGATTACATTTACAAG TCTATCGGGCCTGATTCTTGCTTTCTTCCCTCGCGGAGGAGAGCCATTGGAGTGGAGCCTTCCTCCGACTACACCTTGATAGAGCTAACTGGGACTGACAGGCCCGGTCTTCTCTCCGAAGTGAGCGCTGTGCTCACAAATCTGGAGTGCAATGTGGTGAATGCGGAGCTGTGGACACATAATGAAAGAGCAGCTGCCGTCATGCAGGTTACTGATAGGAAGTCTGGGCTGGCAATTTCGGATGCAGAACGGCTTAGCAGAATCAAAGAGCGGCTTTGCAATGTGTTCAAAGGGAGGAGTCGAGATGCCAAGACAACGGTCGCAATGGGCATAACCCACACAGAGCGGAGGCTGCACCAAATGATGCTTGAGGATCGAGACTACGAAAGGCATGATAAGGATAGGGCAAGTGCCAGCCCCACTTCAATGGTTTCAGTCGTTAACTGGCTTCAGAAAGACTATTCTGTGGTGACAATTCGGTGCAAGGATCGGCCAAAGCTTCTATTCGACACGGTTTGCACCCTAACAGATATGCAATATGTGGTTTTCCATGGGAGCGTGGATACCGAGGGACCCGACGCTTACCAG GACTATTACATTAGGCACATTGACGGCTCGCCTGTCAATTCAGAAGCCGAGAGAAAGAGAATCATCCAATGTCTTGAAGCAGCTATAGAACGGAGAGTATCTGAG GGCCTGAAGTTAGAACTGTCAACAGGCGACAGAGTGGGTCTGTTATCGGACGTAACACGCATCTTCCGTGAGAACGGCTTGACAGTCACAAGAGCAGAAGTTTCAACCAAGGGCGACAAGGCTATCAATACTTTCTATGTCCGTGACGCGGcagggagctcggtggagctgaaGACACTCGAGGCCATACGCCAGGAGATAGGCCAGACCGTGCTTCAAGTGAAAGGGCACCCTGATCAGCCAAAGTCACTAACGCAGGACTCGCCTACTAGGTTCCTCTTCAGCAGCCTCTTTAGACCAAGATCACTCTGCAATCTTGGGTTGACTGGGTCCTGA
- the LOC136495635 gene encoding ACT domain-containing protein ACR4-like isoform X1, producing MAALADGEAAYSSRDSDDEYQKFIQKMNPPRVTIDNTSCPNATVIHVDSANKYGVLLEVVQVLTDLKLIVKKAYISSDGGWFMDVFNVTNQSGHKIMDESVLQCIKDYIYKSIGPDSCFLPSRRRAIGVEPSSDYTLIELTGTDRPGLLSEVSAVLTNLECNVVNAELWTHNERAAAVMQVTDRKSGLAISDAERLSRIKERLCNVFKGRSRDAKTTVAMGITHTERRLHQMMLEDRDYERHDKDRASASPTSMVSVVNWLQKDYSVVTIRCKDRPKLLFDTVCTLTDMQYVVFHGSVDTEGPDAYQDYYIRHIDGSPVNSEAERKRIIQCLEAAIERRVSEGLKLELSTGDRVGLLSDVTRIFRENGLTVTRAEVSTKGDKAINTFYVRDAAGSSVELKTLEAIRQEIGQTVLQVKGHPDQPKSLTQDSPTRFLFSSLFRPRSLCNLGLTGS from the exons ATGG CAGCATTAGCAGATGGAGAGGCGGCTTATTCTTCTAGGGATAGTGACGATGAGTACCAGAAATTCATTCAAAAGATGAACCCTCCAAG GGTCACTATTGACAACACCTCATGTCCAAATGCTACAGTTATTCAT GTGGACAGCGCCAACAAGTATGGGGTACTATTGGAGGTAGTGCAGGTCCTCACCGACCTCAAACTCATAGTCAAGAAAGCATACATATCCTCAGACGGAGGTTGGTTCATGGATG TCTTCAATGTGACGAACCAAAGTGGGCACAAGATAATGGACGAATCTGTACTACAATGTATAAAAGATTACATTTACAAG TCTATCGGGCCTGATTCTTGCTTTCTTCCCTCGCGGAGGAGAGCCATTGGAGTGGAGCCTTCCTCCGACTACACCTTGATAGAGCTAACTGGGACTGACAGGCCCGGTCTTCTCTCCGAAGTGAGCGCTGTGCTCACAAATCTGGAGTGCAATGTGGTGAATGCGGAGCTGTGGACACATAATGAAAGAGCAGCTGCCGTCATGCAGGTTACTGATAGGAAGTCTGGGCTGGCAATTTCGGATGCAGAACGGCTTAGCAGAATCAAAGAGCGGCTTTGCAATGTGTTCAAAGGGAGGAGTCGAGATGCCAAGACAACGGTCGCAATGGGCATAACCCACACAGAGCGGAGGCTGCACCAAATGATGCTTGAGGATCGAGACTACGAAAGGCATGATAAGGATAGGGCAAGTGCCAGCCCCACTTCAATGGTTTCAGTCGTTAACTGGCTTCAGAAAGACTATTCTGTGGTGACAATTCGGTGCAAGGATCGGCCAAAGCTTCTATTCGACACGGTTTGCACCCTAACAGATATGCAATATGTGGTTTTCCATGGGAGCGTGGATACCGAGGGACCCGACGCTTACCAG GACTATTACATTAGGCACATTGACGGCTCGCCTGTCAATTCAGAAGCCGAGAGAAAGAGAATCATCCAATGTCTTGAAGCAGCTATAGAACGGAGAGTATCTGAG GGCCTGAAGTTAGAACTGTCAACAGGCGACAGAGTGGGTCTGTTATCGGACGTAACACGCATCTTCCGTGAGAACGGCTTGACAGTCACAAGAGCAGAAGTTTCAACCAAGGGCGACAAGGCTATCAATACTTTCTATGTCCGTGACGCGGcagggagctcggtggagctgaaGACACTCGAGGCCATACGCCAGGAGATAGGCCAGACCGTGCTTCAAGTGAAAGGGCACCCTGATCAGCCAAAGTCACTAACGCAGGACTCGCCTACTAGGTTCCTCTTCAGCAGCCTCTTTAGACCAAGATCACTCTGCAATCTTGGGTTGACTGGGTCCTGA
- the LOC136464275 gene encoding uncharacterized mitochondrial protein AtMg00820-like, whose translation MPIEFASPPSDITEFVDAFHDGENVREPPTFALAARDANLRRAILEEMKAIEKNEIWELVDLPPGCRPIGLKWVYKVKHDERGVIVKHKARLVARGFIQREGIDFEEVFAPVARMESVQLLLALAAAKD comes from the exons atgccaatcgagttcgcctcacctccaagcgacatcacagagttcgtggatgccttccacgacggtGAGAATGTGCG agaaccacccacgttcgcgctagccGCTCGCGATGCAAATTTACGACGGGCGAtcctggaggagatgaaggcgatcgagaaaAATGAGATTTGGGAGCTCGTTGATctacctccaggatgccgtccgatcggcctgaagtgggtgtacaaggtcaagcacgACGAGCGCGGcgtcattgtcaagcacaaggcgcgcctcgtcgcccgaggctttatccagcgcgagggcatcgacttcgaggaagtctttgcgccggtagcgcgcatggagtctgtccaACTGCTTctagctttggcagcagcgaaggactga